Part of the Pangasianodon hypophthalmus isolate fPanHyp1 chromosome 9, fPanHyp1.pri, whole genome shotgun sequence genome is shown below.
TGTAAAAAGCTGGTTATCAGGTAAAATTACAGCCTCAAAGATTAGCTTTGCCCCTTCAGCCACACATCTCTTCCTGTATCAGATTCTGACTGCATGTGAGTCTCCTGAATCAATCGACTCAGTTGAAGAACCTGCCTTGAATAAACTCAATCTCTTCCTGTTTAACTGTCGTTAGAGTCTCAGACTGCCCTTGCCCAGTACAGCATGGGAAATAGTCCTGACTAAACTGTAAGAAAACTGAGTCACAAGTGTGAAAAATaagcaaacacacattcacgtTCATCAATACTGtggtaacacacactgtaacacacactaatgccAATTAACCTGAATGAGGAGttttaaaacagcaaatatACTGACATTGGCGGAAAAGGGTCTTGTTCTTCATATGCAGATTAGTTAAGTTAGCTAAATTACTGAATTAGTCAGATTACTGGGATAGTTGGATTATTGCGTTAGCTGAATTACAGGGTTAGCTGGATTTCTGAGTTGGCCAGATTACTGATTTATCATGATCACCAAATTAGCTGGATTACTGAGTTAGTCAGAATAACAAATTAGCCGGATTACTAAATGATCATGATTACTGAGTTAATCGGAATACCAAATTACCTGGATTGCCGAGTCAGCTAGATTACTGAGAGCCAGATTACTGAGTTAGCCGGATAACTGATGTAGCTGTATTACCAAATTAACTACATTACCGAGTTAGCTGGATTGGATTGGTGACATCATCCTGGATTTATTCGTTCTTTGACGCTAATGTCAGACTTGTTATCAAGAGAACAAAAACTCAGAAGCAGCATATTCACTATAAATCAGATAGAAGCATTTTATATCCACTAGCCTGTAACATATAAATTTGATTGAGTCCAACAATGATTTAAAGTTTTGGTTAACATTTGCTTTCGTCTAAAGAAAAAAGTGCACATGATTTGAACAGTTAGCTAATTAAGTAGAGTTCATAAGTCTGAATAGATATTGTGAGTTAAAGTGTTTTTCCACTGGGAGgatgattatatattttaaatgtttttttatgggTCTATCCAAAATAGAGATTGAACTATGCCTTCTTGGACCACATgcaaaataaaccaaaacatGTGCAAGATCATATTAAATtaagaaactgaaatatatGGGATTATGATTTCCTGACTCTCATTTAGCATTTCCACAGCCAGATTAAACTAAACTGCACATCTTACTACACTTTTGTCTACCAGTGAAAAAATCGTACATACACAGATCAGAGTTTTAAGTTTCCATACATGTAGTGTCGGAGCATGATCTCAGATAACTCAGTCCTTCTAAACTAATCCATTTCTCAGATGTGTTTGAAGATCTGAATGAGCCCATTTGGAATTATTAGCAAATCTGGGTtgtgccatcttggattttgttaagCGTATGAAGAACAAGGCCCAGGTGAATAAAGGATCAGGATGAGGAAACACTGGGCTTGTGGGAGATCCACTGATCTTTGTGTACATCATCATAACGCAGCGtactattttatataaaaaaaaataccaaaagtctaataaaaatatttataaaaacagcTGTCCTTCCATCTGTTTATCTTTCTATCCATTATTAACGTATTAAACACGTGAGTGTGCAGAAGACCAGGTACTGTGTTCTAATACTGTTTTTAACGCACCCTTATCGACTTCCCCTTGTCCACTTTCTCTTGGGTAAATCCACCTGGCAATCACAAGGCTCGTGAGTCATTATAGAGGAAGTCAACAAGAGTGCGTTAAGTGCAGTACTGGGACTCAAGTGGATGAGGTTAATCTAGTTTGcactcatcatcatcgtcattgttgttgttgctgtgcgtGTGGGTGTCGCCCCCTGCAGATGTGGAGAAGAGCTGCAGCTTGCTGTGGAGCTGAGCACTCAGGTACACGCAGTCCTCTGCATCCAGAGAGTGGGCCAGAGCCAGGTAAAGCGTCAGGTACGCTGCCAACACACATCTGTCCACAGATAGAGTGGGCAAGAACCAGAGCACCAGCAGCAGCTCCACACACACGGGATGGCGAAGGTGGGCATACAGACGCTGGGCACGGGGTGACTTCAGGGACAGCGGGTCCCCCAGGCCTAAACACTCATAAtacacctgagagagagagagagagagagagagagagattcttaCAGTATTATTCTACATGATAATGTGTGTCATTATTCCTAGTAGAATCATCACATACCaagtttaattcaattcagttcaattttatttgtatagcgcttttaacaatgaacattgtctcaaagcagctttacagaacataagaaacaaaaacatgcaaacagtcctaaatgttagacaaaattactAACTTTCCTTTACTGTCCTTTAAAGTAACCTTCTTTTGTTGTTGTCCCACTAGCACATGAAGTAGTGAGTATAAGCCATTGTGGTGCTCTTATCCCCTATATAGTGCTCTGTGAAATGAGCATTTGAGCTTGTGTCATATATAGTACACTTTAAAGCGGTTAGTGGCACATTTTGGCCTTGGCCACTAGTCTCTTCAGTAGGAAGTGCACTTTAGAAGGAGTAGAGACCCATTCGAGTCATTAGTACTAGCTCCTATCCTATGTAGTGCATTTTGATAACGAATAGCAGCACATTTTTTTGACTTCTCGTATAAAGTGCACTTTGAAGTATGTAGGCATATTTTGGTCTTGGCCACTAGCCCATGCTCTAAATAGTGCAattttttacatataaagaataatatataagaaataacCACTACGGACTTGGCCACTAGCTCTTAACCTGTAGAGCTTGTCCTATATAGTGCGCTTTAAAGTATGTGtaagtgtatactgtatatggcgtgttatatgtgtgtgtaacgtgtatagtgtttgtgtgaagagtttgtgcagtattagtatagtgtttgtgtgtgtgtgtatttgtattgtgtGCACCTGTTTGAGCCCCAGCAGCTCTGCGTAGTCGAATATGAGCAGGATGCTGCAGATCACAGCCCAGCACAGGAAGTGTACGGTGAAACAGATGAGTGGGAACCAGATATCCCACGGTGCATTGCGCACTGACCACAGACAGGGGGCGCTGGTCACAGGCTGCCAGTAACGCATCAAcagctataacacacacacacacacacacagaactcaGAGTATAGTAACATTCGTATAAATCTGAAAACATCATTGAGCTGTAGCTGtttgcactctgtgtgtgtgtgtgtgtgtgtgtgtgttacctgcagcgCGAGTGCAGTAGTGAAGCAGTACATGGCTCGGTTTAACACTCCCAggacagactgacacacacgTTTAACAGGCGTCCAGGCCAGCAGGCTGTGCTGCACACTGAACAGCACTAACAGTAACAAATCTACAGCTAAACGCTTCAACACTGCAGCGTCCCGCAGGGCCACGGACCACCACGCCGCATCTGAGGGGGAAAACGTTaaagatattaataaataataacacacttgCACCAGGAAGCACAATTATCATTAATTCACACAAAAGAACTATTAggtaagtaataaacactgtgtgtgtgtgtgtgtgtgtgtgtgtgagtgaattgACTGTGTGGTGAGATGAagcgaagttactgttaccaccctgaagttgattattttcctataacagcatgtctccaagtgttttattcctcttacaccacagcaatttgtcaattattacaatttttacttaCCCTTTTAAacagtcatactttttatctgtttacagttacattatagttatagttacatgttgtggaatgtcggTGAAActaattagttcctgttctcacttacgttatagcagctataaacagtcgctccctcaccagcctcatttTTCCtatcttaaagttaataagacaaaaaaaaagcgcagcttgtcatgttacctataaatcacaaagaagcgtaaactcctctgtcctgaagatgtcagaaaacttaaagttacagctttacttctgactgttacaaagcgctgacactggagactccttccatcaatgttaaataaacatctctttacagaagacttcaccatattagtgattttttaatctgtttattatcagtggagcttCCActgtacacatccctgtgaatgagctgttactatagaaacgataacctttagaacaagcgcattaatataagcctgtgatgtgccgcggcactactgtcagggctgctgttatagagaattaatcaacaccttctgaccaatcacagtccagtgTTGGGATTAAAAAATCAGAAGTTGTTATTTTTCATGAACTTGAAAAGATGTAAGGAATAATCAGGTGACTGCATGCATCATGGCAACTTGATAATCATTACACTTCATTACGCATTATTTTTTACCCTTTTATAGTTGCATTATGTTATGTCATGTTATGGTGATATCAGCAGCATTATATAATCAAACTATCACCAACATTCACCTCACAGAAATCTATAACAGAATAGAAATCTTCACCACAGCATCTTATAAACAACGCATTtatctttgttaaacaacaacaacaaaaaaaggctACATTAAATAATACAGAGCTGTCTCCAAAAAGTCAGTGCTGTTATatagctgttgctatagaaactaCAATCAaatcaatataaacctgtgattggctCTACAGCCGGTGCAAGGAtcaacatctgaccaatcagaatcgagaattctgAGAATAAAAGCTCTGAGGTAGAGATTCTGAGGTCAGTTAGGCTGAAGATGGACAGATGCGCATGAAtgaataagtaagtaaatacgtaagtatatatatatatatatatatatatatatatatgtatgtatgtgtgtgtgtgtgtgcgtgtgtgtgtgtgtggtggctaGTTATTCGTCTAAGAATGCATAAAGAGAAAAAGTTATCGTCGCCCAACGTGgggctcgaacccacgaccctgAGATTAAGAGTCTCATGCTCTACCGACTGAGCTAGCCGGGCTGACAACATGCTAATGCTTCATCTACTCCAAATTCTTGCCTCAAGTTCCACTTCAACtcaattaaaactttttttttttttgtcttaactgaATCATAAGCATGTCCCTGACAACAGCTTCACCTTATTCGGCTTCATCATTTCGATTTTAGTTTTGAAAAAGTTACATATAAAGGAGGAGGTGTAAGTTTCAtgctaaactaaactaaactagcTTACCGTCGCAGAGGGGCGCGCCGCCGGTGATGTTGTGATAAACCGGGCGAAATGAAATGAAACGGACGAAATCTGCACCGGTAACGAACACAAATATAAAGTTTATTAACGATAAAACACACAGCGTCAAGTTACGAGCCGTCAGCAGCGCCATGGTGGggtctgtatttatatttatttccgTATAACCACAGGGTGAATCTCAAACCACCTCCCACTGTAACATAAAGTGCACTACTTAGGCTGTAGAACGCCGCcattttatacactatataggaCACTTATGTAGCAAGaaggaagccattttgaattcTGCCTTCACTTCCGGGAATTGCAGGTGTAGTTTGGAATCTGACCACACGGTGGAgacaaaggcttttttttttaatataaaaaagtttGCTTTACCATGactatttatgatttattatcaTGATAATActgttaattttaaaaaagatcatCTTAATAATTGAGATGATGATGACTTTGTAATAAGTGAAGGAATATTTATATGGTATAAGAAAGTCATACACttctacacactatatataaatacactccAGGAATGTTTAATGTGTTACTGATCAAAGAAAACTGCtaaatgaaaatatcaagaaGAGGAACCACAGCATCTTcttacaatacaagtaacctgataaaacctCTCAAGCATAAACCTCAACATGAGGTGTTCTTCgctagcagcacacacacacacggatgaCGCCAGGTGAGTGGAAAATTGCAGCTCTTTTACATGGATTCTGCTGAAGCATAACTCACTCTTCTCCACTTCAACCCTACTCCATCCAAGAAAACAAGTGTAGCTAGCTGATGCACTTCATTTAATATCAACTCACTGATCTTATAAAGAACAAGTCAGTGCATGAACACATGCCTGTGCACTTTTCATGGCTGCTGTTTAAACCAGGGAAACAAACAGAGCCAAATAAAATGTCCAGTCATATCCCTGATTAAGGCCAAATCACAATAATATGATTTCTATagatttaaaatcataatctaTGAAGACGCCATTGTGATTGTGCAACACGTAGCTGCATAGCAATGTGCTTCACCAACAtggataaacaaataaacacaaatataccGATTATTCACTATCCCACTGTCACATGTCacattttaattacagctggcaGATTGCAAAGGACAAAGGAGGCTTAGTAGTGCAGAAAGCTCCTGAGCAAATGAGTGAAGTTACTGTCTTCTTACGCTTCTTTAGGTTTTTGGGTACATTATATCCAGTCTGTGGTGTCATCCTCTTCAGGACAGTTTAGCAAAAACGTTTCGGTAATTAATAAAGCTGTGTTCACACATACAGTGACTTCCAGCGACAAAGCGACCGAGACTGTTCATTTTCAACGAGATGACTTGATAAAGTTGAgaaaagtttaactttatgcaaatttggaGTGACTTTATTGCAAAAACTGACATCTTAAGTacatgaaaatatcttgaatatagtcagatttatctagtactgtatttcctattataagattacaagcATTGGCaggtaattttgcttctttttacaaatgaaagcttaaaattagcaaaattatctgagACTGATTATGAATTACAGATTATGTGATGTAACTGAGGTTGAGTAACTGTCAGAGCTAGAATTCACATACCATGTTAACCAGGGTTTTCACTAACTGATTAATTTTGACAGATATATAAATAAGGCACTCAATCTATTAAATTCATTCAATTCGTTTTCCACCCTAGATCAAAGAACATCAAAACCATTCTGTCAGCATTTTACTGGGAGAAAATCCCTCTGTATGTGCTCATTTATCACCACTGCCATTGGTGGAACTACACACTTCAGTGTTTATGAATGTGGAGGTGTATGTAGTAGCGTTTTAAACTTGTGGTGAGATAGTGAACGATGACTACACCATCTCTAAATGTACAAGTAATTCTAGCAAACATCTGAACTTGAGCTTTCACTCATTTCCCACCTCTGtggttttaagaaaaaaaaatagatttgttCTATTAACCTGAATGAGGCCGAGCATTTTAAGAGCaagcacatacagtactgtgcaaaagtcttaggcacatgcaaagaattactgtagagcaaagatgcctttgAAAACAAtggaattaaatgtttctacattttaaaaaaatactataaagagcagtaaacagtaataaatgaaacaaagtcaatatttaatgtgacgatccttcgctttaaataaaaaaatagtattctcaggtgcagtgtgtgcagttttataaggaaatgagctggaagtgttactgagcatcttgcagaagcagccacagttcttctggagactttgactgtcgactcgcttcttatttctgcagcgaaacccagcagccttcattatgtttttatctgaaaagtgtctcttatggaatctgctgctttcttcactgacatacaaacatttttctgtagcatttcattttgtgctggaaaactaatgtttggaatctaaatctaatctaatttgtactgaatcaataatgtagaagtcagaaaataaaaatctataacatagtttgtactaaaaaaaaatagggtgccaagacttttgcacagaactgtaccTCTGTAGCATTTCAAATTCCACATCCACTGGCTATAAACATCTAAAGCACGGAGCTACAGTCTCAATTTAAATTGCTAGAACAAACATCTGTTATCTAACGAAATGGTTTCTGACTAACTCCGAAaagccagctgtgtgtgtgtgtgtgtgtgtgtgtgtgtgtgtgt
Proteins encoded:
- the nrm gene encoding nurim, which codes for MALLTARNLTLCVLSLINFIFVFVTGADFVRFISFRPVYHNITGGAPLCDDAAWWSVALRDAAVLKRLAVDLLLLVLFSVQHSLLAWTPVKRVCQSVLGVLNRAMYCFTTALALQLLMRYWQPVTSAPCLWSVRNAPWDIWFPLICFTVHFLCWAVICSILLIFDYAELLGLKQVYYECLGLGDPLSLKSPRAQRLYAHLRHPVCVELLLVLWFLPTLSVDRCVLAAYLTLYLALAHSLDAEDCVYLSAQLHSKLQLFSTSAGGDTHTHSNNNNDDDDECKLD